The window ACCGTCATCGCTTCGAAGACGGGGGAATACCTCTGTAGCGGCCTGCCGGTCATCGTCAACGAGACGGTCGGCGCGGCCTCGCGTCTGGTCACGGAGCACCGGGTGGGCTGCACCTTTCGGCTGGGCGAGGAGAACGCGCTCGCTGAACGCCTGCGGGAGATGGCCGCGGACTACCCGGGGATGTCCCGGCGCTGCACCGAACTCGGCCTGGCCTACTTCGACGCTCGAGACCACGCCCGCAAGTACCTGGGCATCTATCATGAGCTTCTGGACCGTGAACGCCTGGACCCTGAACGCCTGGACCGTGAACGCCTGGACCGTGAACGCCTGGACCGTGAGCCGAAGCGCCCGCCGCTGGGCGGCGCCTTGGATCGGGCGAGCATCCAGCCATGACCAGCATCCAGCCATGACCCCAAGCGGCGACCGCTCTCCCCTCGTCCACATCGTCCTGCTCAACTATGGCGGCTGGCGCGACACCCTCGAGTGCCTGGACTCTCTGGAGGGGCTGGACTACCCGAACTGCCAAACCGTCGTCGTCGACAACGCCTCGCCCGACGGCTCGGAGGCGGAGCTTCGCAGGGCCCGCCCAGACCTGAGTATGATCCAGAGCGGCGCCAATCTGGGCTTCGCCGGCGGCAACAACCTGGGCATCCGTCACGCGCTCGAGCGGGGCGCCCATTACGTCTGGCTCCTCAACAACGACACGGTGGTCGAGGCGGCCTCGCTGACGAAACTGGTCGAGACCGCCGAGGCCGAACCCAGCGTCGGCATGGTCGGCTCCAAGCTGCTCTTCTACGACGCGCCCGACAGGCTTCAGGCGGCGGGCGGCGGCAGGCTCTTGGCGCCCCTGGGCCTCACCACCGAGTTCGGCCGGGACGCCCGCGACGACGGCAGCTGGGACAAGCCGCTGGCCTTGGATCACCTCTCGGGGGCGAGCATGCTGGTCAGGCGGGAGGCGATCGAAGCGGTAGGCCTGATGGACGAGAGCTACTTCATGTACCGTGAGGAGACGGACTGGTGCTTGCGCATGCGCTTCGCCGGCTGGGAGCTCCGCTACGCCTGGGGGAGCAGGGTGTGGCACAAGGAGGGGCGCTCGGCCGGTTACAAGAGCGCCCGTCAGGACTACTACGTGGCGCGCAACATGCTCTTCTTGATGAAGAGGTTCTATCCGCACTATCTTCCGAGCGCCCTCCTGGTATCGGTGGGCCGCAGCCTGCTCGTCTCGAGGCTGCTGCGGCTCCGCTTCGGCAAGGCGCGCGCGGTCATGAGGGCCTACCTTGACTTCCTCACAGGCCGAAGGGGGAAAGCGCCCCACCATGACGCGCTCTAGCGGTAAGCTGGTAGGCGCGGCAGGAACCGTGACCGCCGGAAAGTTATGAACCTGATCCTCGTTCGAAAAATCTCTAGAGCTCAGCGGCTGGCCTCCCCCAGCGTCATCTTGCTCCTCTTTTGGCTGTTCGCCTTTGCGCACTACGGCTACCGCTATATTCTCGGCTACGGCGGCCCCTTTGCCGTGGCGGGCTACACCCCCACCCCGATCGCCTTCCAGATCCTCAAGGACATCGCTCTGGCCACGCTGCTGCTCCTGGCCCTGGCGCTCGTCTTGAAGCGCCGGGGGGGAACGGGCATCTCGCGCTGGTACTTTCCAGTCGCGACGCTGGCGGCCGCGGCGCTGGCGACCGGCCTCGTTGCCAGCCTCTGGAACGCCGCGAGGGGCGAGCCCCTCGGCACCACGCTGCTCTACGGCTTTCGCTACCCCTGGCTCTACACGGTCATGCTCGTCTTGGCGCCCGTGTTCGTGCCGCCGGAATCCGTCAAGCGCTTTTTGTTTCGCTTCGCCAACCTCGCCTTGTGGATGTCGCTGCCCTACTGGCTCGTCCAGGTCGCGCTCTACTACGCCGTCGGCCGCCTTCCCTGGAACGCCTATCCGGGCAGCCCGCGCTTTGGCGGCATCATGGACGATCCCAACGGCTACGGCATCTTTTGCGTCTTTCTCTTCGCCATCCTCCTCTCCGGCAGGGTGCGCTTCAAAACCTTCAAGCTGGCGGCGCTGACCGTGATGATCCTGATGACCTTCAGCCTGAGCGCCTACGGGGCCCTGGGGCTGTTTGGCGGCCTGGTGTTGCTCAGGCATCTCCTGGTCAAGGTCGTCCGCGTGAAACGGGTGCGCGCACGAGTCGCCTTCCCCTTGCTGACCGGTGCGCTCGCGCTCCTCGCCGGCGCCCTCGTCTATCTCGCGTCGCCCGCCGCGGCGGCGCACGCGGCGCACGCGGCGCGGTGGTGGGAGGGCAAGCTGCCGAGCGTTCTCCTGCACCTCGAGGACTTTTTCGCCTCGAGCGCGCAGGTCGTCGGCGCGGCGCCCGACGATTTTCTCTTTGGCGACGCCAGCAGCTTCAGCGAGAACTATTACCTCTATCTGTGGCAGAACAGCGGCCTAGCCGGAATCCTCCTGCTCCTGGCGCTGGTCGCGCCGCTGCTGTGGCTGGCCCTCACCGCCACAACCCCGCTCTACCGCAACGTCGGCCTCTTCGCGCTGACCATCCTTATCGCCGCCAACGTCATTCCCTACCTTCAGGTCTATCCCATCAACCTCTACTTCTGGAGCTCGCTGGGGCTGACGGCGCACGCGCTCCTCGGCCGTACTGCGCTATCAGCCCCTTCAGCCGAGCTCGCGCCGCGGATAAGACGAGACCTGCTCAACCGATGAGCATCGTGATCGACGCACGCATGATCAACGCCTCGGGCGTCGGCACCTACTTGCAAAACCTCTTGCCCAGAGTAATCGGCGCCCGTCCGGACAAGCGCTTCCTGCTCGTCGGCAAGAGCTCGGAGCTGGCCGCTTTCCCCTGGGCGCGGGGGGCCGGGGTAAGCGTCGCCGACTGCGCCGCGGCCATCTACTCGCCGGCGGAGCAGTACCGGCTGCCGCGCCTGCTGCCCCGGGATACCGAGCTCTTCTGGGCGCCTCACTTCAACATCCCGCTCCTCTACCGCGGCAGGCTGCTCGTCACCGTTCACGACGCCTTTCACCTGGCGCTGCCGCAGTACCTGGGCGGCCCCCACAAAAGGCTCTATGCCAGGGCGCTCTTCGGGGCGGTTCGCCACAAGGCGGCCGCCATTCTCACCGTCTCGAACTTCAGCAAGGCCGAACTGCTCCGGCTGACCGGGCGGGGCAAGGGGCAGGTCCACGTCGTTCACCTCGGCGTCGACGCCTCGTGGTTCGAGCTCGAGGCCAGCCGCAACCCCCATCCGCGGCCCTTTCTCCTCTTCGTCGGCAACGTCAAGCCGCACAAGAACCTGGCGGGGCTCCTGGAGGCCTTTGCGCAGGTAGCGGCGACGCTGCCGCACGACCTGGTGATCGTCGGCCGGCGCGAGGGCTTCGTCACGGCCGACAGCGCGGTCGCGACCAGGGCCCAGGCGCTCGGCGCGCGCGTTCGCTTTACCGGCTACCTGAGCGCCGACAGCTTGCGGCAGCACGTCATCCACGCGCGCGCGCTGATCCTGCCCTCCTTTTACGAGGGCTTCGGCCTGCCGCCGCTCGAGGCGATGGCCTGCGGCACGCCGGTGATCGTCTCGCGCGCGGCGTCCCTGCCCGAGGTCTGCGGCGACGCCGCGCTCTACTGCGACCCTCACGCCCCCGCCGATATCGCCGCCAAGATTCGCACGCTGCTGACGGACGGCGCTCTGCGCGAGGCGCTGCGCGCGCGTGGGCGAAAGCGGGCGGGGCAGTTCTCGTGGGACCGCTGCGCGCAGGAGACGCTTACGGTGCTCGAGGGGGTATTGGCGTGACGGCTCACGCCGGCGCGGCTCCAGCGCAGGCCGGGAGCCGAGGGGTCCTGCCGGGGCTGCGCGTCGCCGTCGTCCACGACTGGCTCGTCACCTATGCGGGCGCGGAGCGCGTGCTCGAGGGGATCCTCGAGCTCCTGCCCCAGGCCGAGCTCTACAGCCTGGTCGACTTCCTGCCCGAGGCGCAGCGCGGCTTTATCCACCACAAGCCGGTGCACACCTCGTTCATCCAGGGGCTGCCGCTGGCCCGGCGCCACTACCGCCACTTCCTGCCGCTCATGCCCTTGGCGGTCGAGCAGTTCGACCTGTCTAGCTACGACCTCGTCCTGTCGAGCTCCTACGCCGTGGCCAAAGGGGTCATTACCGGCCCCGACCAGCTCCACCTCTCCTACGTCCACTCGCCGGCCCGCTATGCCTGGGACCTGCAACACCAGTACCTGAGGGAGTCGGGACTCGAGCGCGGCGTCAAGGGGGCCCTGGCCCGGGTGCTCCTGCACCGGCTGAGGCTGTGGGACGCGCGGACGGCCAACGGGGTCGACGGCTTTATGGCCAACTCCCGCTTTATCGCCCGGCGCATCTGGAAGATCTACCGCCGCGAGGCCACGGTCATCCATCCGCCCGTCAACGTCCGCGACTTCGCCCTGCGGCGCGACAAGGAGGACTTCTACCTGACCGCTTCGCGGCTGGTCCCCTACAAGAAGATCGACCTCATCGCCCGAGCCTTCGCCGGGCTGCCCGACAAGCGCCTGGTGGTGATCGGCGAGGGACCCGAGCTGACCAGGGTCAGGGCGGCGGCGGGGCCGAACGTCACCCTCCTGGGCTACCAGCCCTTCGAGGTCTTGAGGGATCACATGCAACGCGCCCGCGCCTTCGTCTTCGCGGCCGAGGAGGACTTCGGCATCGTGCCCGTCGAGGCCCAGGCCTGCGGCACGCCGGTGATCGCCTACGGCAAGGGCGGCGTCCTGGAGACGGTCAGGGACGGCGTGACCGGGCTGCTGTTCCACGCCCAGACGGTGGCCGCGCTCCAGGACGCCGTGGCGCGCTTCGAAGCGGCGCGGCAGGACTTCAGGCCCGAGGCGATTCGCGAGCACGCCGGCGGCTTCGCCGAGGAGCGCTTCAGAGACAAGTTGGCGGCCTACCTCGAGAGCTCCTATGCAAGCTGGCAACGCGAGCGGGACGGCGCGGGCTGAGCGTGAACCGCTCGAGGCGCCTGGGCGTGTGGGGCCTCTGGGGACTCCTCAGCCTTGTCGCCGCGGCGCTCCTGCCCGTCCTGGCCTTGGCGAGCAGCGTGCTGGCCGGTTGGCTGGCTGGTTGGCTATGCCGCGGGCGCAGGCTCGCTAGCCTCGGCTTCACCGCCGCCCTTTTCGGCGCGATGCTGCCGGCGGCGCTGCTGGCGCCCTATCCCTCGGCGCTCAGGCTGCCCTTCTTGCCCGCACCGCGGCTCGAGCGCGCCAACCTCGTCGCCAACTCGGAGAAGGCCGGGCTGTGGGCAGGGCGAGGTTTCCGCCTCGTCGGCAGGGTGGCCGCGCCCCCGCAGGCCACGAACGCCGAGGCCGACTGCCTCGAGCTCGCCCCCGCGCCGCACTCCTACGCCACGCCGTCCGCCGAAGTGGCGCTGGCCCCCGGGGTCTACGAGGTGACCGGCAGCCTCTACCTGAGGAGCTACGCGCCTTCTGCAGACGGTCGGCAGGTCCACCTGCAGGCGGGCGGCTTTGCGGTCCACAGCCCGCCCAGCGGCCATACCCTCACCTCGGACTGGCAGCGGGTGACGCACAGCAATCTGGTCACGGTCGACAGCAGCAGCACCCTGCTCCTGCTCCTCGTCAACCACGACGTGACGCGGCCGCTAGCGGTCTGCGTCACGGGCGCGCAGCTCGAGCTCGGCGGCGAGACCACGCCCTACCTGAGCGCCCTGGAGGGGATAAGCCGGCAGCGCCGCGGCGGGCTCGACCGCGCCGTCACCGCGCTCGTCGTCCTCGGCGCCGCCGGCTTGTCCGTGCTGGCCGTCGGCGGCTGGCACGTACTCTGGCAGGCGGCGACGCGCACCGGGCTGATCCAGGGCCTGAGCCCCCTGGCCTTGGCCCTGGGCGGCTGGGCGCTCGCGCAGCGCTGGGGCCTGTTCTTTCCCGCTTTGGAGCGCGCCACCGGCTTCACCTTTCATCCCAACGTCTTCGGCGGCCAGCTCGCGGTGCTCGGCCTGCTGGCGCTCGCTACGGCCCGGTCCTGGCCTCTTCGCCTCATGGCCGTGGCCGGAGCCGCCGCCGGGATTCTGGCCACGGGCTCGAGGGGCGCGCTCTTGGCCTATCTGCTCGGGGTAGCGCTGTGGGCCGCGACCGCCAAGCCGCGCTCGAGCCGGCTCCTCCTCACAGCCACACTCATAACGGTCGCACGCATAACGGTCGCACTCATAGTCGCGCTCACAGTCGCGGCCGTGCTCGCGCTGACCTTCGGAAGCCTCGAGCCCCTGGACCGCCTCCAGTTCGGCGTCGCCGGGCGCACCAGGATGGAAGTCTACGCGGCCTCCTGGCAGCTCATCAGCGCGAGTCCCGTCTTCGGCTGGGGGCTGGGCAGCGCCTCCGACCAGCTCCTGCGGGTCCTTTGGGACAGCAACCCGCAAACCTACGCCCACGCCCACAACTTGGTCTTGCAGTTCGGCCTCGAGTTCGGCCTGGTCGGCCTCGCCGGGCTGGGCCTGGCCCTTTACCTGCTCTTGCGAACGCTGCTCGCCCATCGGGCCCGGCACGCCCTCCCGGCCCTGGCGGCGCTCTTCGTCAGCAACCTCTTCGACTACACCCTGGGCGCTCCAGAGCTCTACGTCCTCGCGCTGGTCCTCGTCGGCGCGGCCATGACGCGTCCGGCCCTGAGCCGGTAAACGCCTCGAGCCGCGCGACAGGACCCGGCAGGACAAGATAGCTGATAAGATAGCTGGGCGCGCTCGCGCCCAGCTTATGACTTCACTGACCATCAACCGCGGACTGGCCTTTCTGATGGGCTTCGGCGTCGCGCTCTTGCCCTCCTACGGCCCCTTTATCGGCCTGCTCTTCTTTTTTGGGGCGCGCTGGACGCTCAGGCGCTCGGATGCGCTCTGGCTCCTGGCCGCCCTCGTTCTGGCCCTGCCGCTGGGGCTGCACGAGGGCCCGAGCGGCCTGCTCTTCGGGTCCTTGCAGGTCTTAGCGGCCTGGCTCGTCTACAAGGCCTTTAGCCAGATGGGCTTTGGCCGCCGCGCCTTGGCCCACTCGCAGGGCCTCGGCCTGGGCCTGCTCTCCGGCCTCG of the Deinococcota bacterium genome contains:
- a CDS encoding glycosyltransferase family 4 protein, translated to MRVAVVHDWLVTYAGAERVLEGILELLPQAELYSLVDFLPEAQRGFIHHKPVHTSFIQGLPLARRHYRHFLPLMPLAVEQFDLSSYDLVLSSSYAVAKGVITGPDQLHLSYVHSPARYAWDLQHQYLRESGLERGVKGALARVLLHRLRLWDARTANGVDGFMANSRFIARRIWKIYRREATVIHPPVNVRDFALRRDKEDFYLTASRLVPYKKIDLIARAFAGLPDKRLVVIGEGPELTRVRAAAGPNVTLLGYQPFEVLRDHMQRARAFVFAAEEDFGIVPVEAQACGTPVIAYGKGGVLETVRDGVTGLLFHAQTVAALQDAVARFEAARQDFRPEAIREHAGGFAEERFRDKLAAYLESSYASWQRERDGAG
- a CDS encoding glycosyltransferase family 2 protein, giving the protein MTPSGDRSPLVHIVLLNYGGWRDTLECLDSLEGLDYPNCQTVVVDNASPDGSEAELRRARPDLSMIQSGANLGFAGGNNLGIRHALERGAHYVWLLNNDTVVEAASLTKLVETAEAEPSVGMVGSKLLFYDAPDRLQAAGGGRLLAPLGLTTEFGRDARDDGSWDKPLALDHLSGASMLVRREAIEAVGLMDESYFMYREETDWCLRMRFAGWELRYAWGSRVWHKEGRSAGYKSARQDYYVARNMLFLMKRFYPHYLPSALLVSVGRSLLVSRLLRLRFGKARAVMRAYLDFLTGRRGKAPHHDAL
- a CDS encoding O-antigen ligase family protein; translated protein: MNRSRRLGVWGLWGLLSLVAAALLPVLALASSVLAGWLAGWLCRGRRLASLGFTAALFGAMLPAALLAPYPSALRLPFLPAPRLERANLVANSEKAGLWAGRGFRLVGRVAAPPQATNAEADCLELAPAPHSYATPSAEVALAPGVYEVTGSLYLRSYAPSADGRQVHLQAGGFAVHSPPSGHTLTSDWQRVTHSNLVTVDSSSTLLLLLVNHDVTRPLAVCVTGAQLELGGETTPYLSALEGISRQRRGGLDRAVTALVVLGAAGLSVLAVGGWHVLWQAATRTGLIQGLSPLALALGGWALAQRWGLFFPALERATGFTFHPNVFGGQLAVLGLLALATARSWPLRLMAVAGAAAGILATGSRGALLAYLLGVALWAATAKPRSSRLLLTATLITVARITVALIVALTVAAVLALTFGSLEPLDRLQFGVAGRTRMEVYAASWQLISASPVFGWGLGSASDQLLRVLWDSNPQTYAHAHNLVLQFGLEFGLVGLAGLGLALYLLLRTLLAHRARHALPALAALFVSNLFDYTLGAPELYVLALVLVGAAMTRPALSR
- a CDS encoding glycosyltransferase family 4 protein; its protein translation is MSIVIDARMINASGVGTYLQNLLPRVIGARPDKRFLLVGKSSELAAFPWARGAGVSVADCAAAIYSPAEQYRLPRLLPRDTELFWAPHFNIPLLYRGRLLVTVHDAFHLALPQYLGGPHKRLYARALFGAVRHKAAAILTVSNFSKAELLRLTGRGKGQVHVVHLGVDASWFELEASRNPHPRPFLLFVGNVKPHKNLAGLLEAFAQVAATLPHDLVIVGRREGFVTADSAVATRAQALGARVRFTGYLSADSLRQHVIHARALILPSFYEGFGLPPLEAMACGTPVIVSRAASLPEVCGDAALYCDPHAPADIAAKIRTLLTDGALREALRARGRKRAGQFSWDRCAQETLTVLEGVLA